One window from the genome of Candidatus Didemnitutus sp. encodes:
- a CDS encoding KamA family radical SAM protein, whose translation MPYIEDRAAWFEGQGLWQHIPENDWRDWTWQLKNRITTVEQLERLMTLTPEEKAGCLFASHKLALAITPYFFNLIDRDDPNCPIRKQVIPRIDESITSQEEMLDSLGEDEHSPVPGLVHRYPDRVLFLVTDRCASYCRYCTRSRLVSNAQDYNFHPEYEQGLRYIEAHPEVRDVLLSGGDPLLLSDKKLDHLLGRLRAIKHVEFIRIGSRIPIFLPQRITPELCEVFKKHGPIWMSIHANHPREATRELKDALERLSFAGVPLGNQSVLLRGVNDDADVMKALVHRLLRMRVRPYYIYQMDLITGGAHFKADVRKGIEIVQALRGHTTGYAVPQYVIDAPGGGGKVPINPEYLEKITDDEVVFHNFEGRKFRYPLKSTPVREKENAGKIVPAEVHL comes from the coding sequence ATGCCTTACATCGAAGATCGCGCCGCCTGGTTCGAGGGCCAAGGACTCTGGCAGCACATCCCGGAAAACGACTGGCGCGACTGGACGTGGCAGCTCAAGAACCGCATCACGACGGTCGAGCAACTGGAGCGGTTGATGACGCTCACGCCCGAGGAGAAGGCCGGTTGCCTCTTCGCCAGCCACAAGCTCGCCCTCGCGATCACGCCCTATTTTTTCAACCTGATCGATCGCGACGACCCGAATTGCCCGATCCGCAAGCAGGTCATCCCGCGCATCGACGAATCGATCACGTCGCAGGAAGAGATGCTCGACTCGCTCGGCGAGGACGAGCACTCGCCGGTGCCGGGCCTCGTCCACCGCTACCCGGATCGCGTGCTGTTTCTCGTGACGGATCGCTGCGCGAGCTATTGCCGGTATTGCACGCGCAGCCGGCTCGTCTCGAACGCGCAGGACTATAACTTCCACCCGGAATACGAGCAGGGCCTCCGCTACATCGAGGCGCATCCGGAAGTGCGCGACGTCCTCCTCTCCGGCGGCGATCCGCTGCTGCTCTCGGACAAGAAGCTCGATCACCTGCTCGGCCGCCTGCGCGCCATCAAGCACGTGGAGTTCATCCGCATCGGCTCGCGCATCCCGATTTTCCTGCCGCAACGCATCACGCCCGAGCTGTGCGAGGTCTTCAAGAAGCACGGCCCGATCTGGATGAGCATCCACGCCAATCACCCGCGCGAAGCCACGCGGGAATTGAAGGACGCGCTTGAGCGCCTGTCCTTCGCCGGCGTGCCGCTCGGCAACCAGAGCGTGCTGCTCCGCGGCGTGAATGACGATGCCGACGTGATGAAGGCACTCGTGCACCGCCTGCTCCGCATGCGCGTGCGGCCTTACTACATTTACCAGATGGACCTCATCACGGGCGGCGCGCACTTCAAGGCCGACGTCCGGAAGGGCATCGAGATCGTCCAGGCGCTGCGCGGCCACACGACCGGCTACGCCGTGCCGCAATACGTCATCGACGCCCCCGGCGGCGGCGGCAAGGTGCCGATCAATCCCGAGTATCTGGAGAAAATCACCGACGACGAAGTGGTGTTCCACAACTTCGAGGGCCGGAAATTCCGCTATCCGCTCAAGAGCACGCCGGTGCGCGAAAAAGAAAACGCCGGCAAGATCGTGCCGGCGGAAGTGCATCTCTGA
- the kdpA gene encoding potassium-transporting ATPase subunit KdpA: MTAADVTYLALFVAVLVLATPPLGAWLAAVLRGEPPALLRWLAPVERAIYRLGGLDASAEMTWPRYAGALIVFNLLGGGFVLALQLAQAHLPLNPQGFAAVPLGVAVNTAVSFLTNTNWQAYSGEASLSYLTQMAGLGVQNFLSAATGLAVMAALARSFSRKSTAGLGNFWADLVRSTLYVLLPLSLGLAVVLVSQGVVQSFAPYPTATTLSSAPQVIPLGPAASQIAIKQLGTNGGGFFGANSAHPFENPTPLSNFLETLAILLLPAACVRAYGLLTGARRHAWVLYGVMLAFFLGALGLSLWAEYATPGSAALALEGKELRFGITPSILWANATTVASNGSVNAMHSSLSPLAGGLALFNILLGEIIFGGIGSGLYGMVAMVVLAVFLAGLMVGRTPEYLGKKIEAFEVRMAVLAILLPCAAVLLGCAASFATAAGRAAAGNAGPHALTEILYAWGSMANNNGSAFGSLTATGDLYIWGGALAMLLGRFGVIVPVLALAGRLAAKKITPPSSGTFPTDGPLFAVLLSAVILIVAALTYFPALTLGPVLEHLLLAAGRTF, encoded by the coding sequence ATGACCGCCGCCGATGTCACTTACCTCGCGCTCTTCGTTGCCGTGCTCGTGCTCGCCACGCCACCGCTGGGCGCCTGGCTCGCGGCGGTCCTGCGTGGCGAGCCACCGGCCCTTCTCCGCTGGCTCGCGCCGGTCGAACGCGCGATCTACCGCCTGGGCGGCCTCGACGCTTCCGCCGAGATGACGTGGCCGCGCTACGCCGGAGCGCTGATCGTCTTCAATCTCCTCGGCGGCGGCTTCGTCCTCGCGCTCCAGCTCGCCCAAGCGCACCTGCCGCTCAACCCGCAGGGCTTCGCCGCCGTGCCGCTCGGCGTGGCGGTGAACACCGCCGTCTCGTTCCTCACCAACACCAACTGGCAAGCCTACTCCGGCGAGGCGTCGCTCAGTTACCTCACGCAGATGGCCGGGCTCGGCGTGCAAAACTTCCTCAGCGCCGCCACCGGTCTCGCGGTGATGGCCGCGCTCGCCCGCAGCTTCAGTCGCAAATCCACCGCCGGACTCGGCAACTTCTGGGCCGATCTCGTGCGCTCCACGCTCTACGTGTTGCTGCCGCTCTCGCTCGGGCTCGCCGTCGTGCTCGTTTCGCAAGGCGTCGTGCAGTCCTTCGCGCCCTACCCGACCGCCACGACGCTTTCCAGCGCGCCGCAAGTCATCCCACTCGGCCCGGCCGCCTCGCAGATCGCGATCAAGCAACTCGGCACGAACGGCGGCGGCTTCTTCGGCGCGAACTCCGCGCATCCGTTCGAGAACCCGACACCGCTCTCCAACTTCCTCGAAACGCTCGCGATCCTGCTCCTGCCCGCCGCGTGCGTCCGCGCCTACGGCTTGCTCACCGGCGCGCGCCGTCACGCGTGGGTGCTCTACGGCGTGATGCTGGCCTTCTTCCTCGGCGCGCTTGGTCTCTCGCTCTGGGCCGAATACGCCACACCCGGCTCCGCCGCGCTCGCGCTCGAAGGCAAGGAGCTGCGCTTCGGCATCACGCCGTCGATTCTCTGGGCCAACGCCACCACCGTCGCCTCCAACGGCTCGGTCAACGCCATGCACTCCTCGCTCTCTCCCCTCGCGGGCGGGCTGGCGCTGTTCAACATTCTGCTCGGCGAAATCATCTTCGGCGGCATCGGCTCCGGCCTCTACGGCATGGTGGCGATGGTCGTGCTCGCGGTGTTTCTCGCCGGCCTGATGGTCGGCCGCACACCCGAATACCTCGGCAAAAAAATCGAGGCCTTCGAGGTGCGCATGGCCGTGCTCGCGATTTTGCTGCCCTGCGCCGCCGTGCTGCTCGGCTGCGCCGCGTCGTTCGCCACCGCCGCCGGCCGCGCCGCCGCCGGCAATGCTGGCCCGCACGCGTTGACCGAAATCCTCTACGCCTGGGGTTCGATGGCCAACAACAACGGCTCCGCCTTCGGCAGCCTCACCGCCACCGGCGACCTCTACATCTGGGGCGGTGCGCTCGCGATGCTGCTCGGGCGCTTCGGCGTCATCGTGCCCGTGCTGGCACTCGCTGGCCGGCTCGCCGCGAAAAAAATCACGCCGCCCTCGAGCGGCACGTTCCCGACCGACGGCCCGCTGTTCGCCGTGCTCCTGAGCGCCGTGATCCTGATCGTCGCCGCGCTCACCTACTTCCCCGCGCTCACCCTCGGCCCCGTCCTCGAACACCTCCTCCTCGCCGCCGGCCGCACGTTCTGA
- the kdpB gene encoding potassium-transporting ATPase subunit KdpB, whose translation MKTARASAWDSTLLRRAALDAVRKLDPRALWRNPVIFVTALGALAVTAVAARDLLAGALTGFTLQITLWLWFTVLFATFAEAIAEGRGKAQADSLKRARAQVFARRLRRDHTEERVAATDLRKGDVVVCEARDVIPADGEIIEGIASVDESAITGESAPVVRESGGDRSAVTGGTRVLSDRIVVRVTVEPGAGFLDRMIGLVEGASRQRTPNEIALGILLVALTAVFLGVVATLPFFARFSESLAGQPGAVDTSLPVLVSLFVCLIPTTIGGLLSAIGISGIDRLIRRNVIATSGRAVEAAGDIDVLLLDKTGTITLGNRQAVEFLPAPGVTAERLASAAQLASLADETPEGRSIAVLAKEKFNLREREVAAPHATFVPFAAQTRMSGVDLAGRSIRKGAADSVRAWAAAQGGAWPAEVAATVERIAKAGGTPLVVAEGATALGVVYLKDVVKGGIKERFAELRRMGIRTVMITGDNPLTAAAIAAEAGVDDFLAQATPEMKLARIRAEQSAGRLVAMTGDGTNDAPALAQADVGVAMNTGTQAAREAGNMVDLDSNPTKLIEIVEIGKQLLMTRGALTTFSVANDVAKYFAIIPAMFAGLYAVAGGAGPLAALNLMALHSPQSAILSAVIFNALIIVALVPLALRGVAYRALPAADLLRRNLVVYGLGGLVAPFAGIKLIDLLLVATHLA comes from the coding sequence ATGAAAACCGCCCGCGCTTCCGCCTGGGATTCCACTCTGCTCCGCCGCGCCGCGCTCGATGCCGTGCGCAAGCTCGACCCGCGCGCACTCTGGCGCAATCCCGTCATCTTCGTCACCGCGCTCGGCGCCCTCGCCGTCACCGCCGTCGCCGCGCGCGATCTGCTCGCCGGCGCGCTCACCGGCTTCACGCTCCAAATCACGCTCTGGCTGTGGTTCACCGTGCTGTTCGCGACGTTCGCCGAAGCGATCGCCGAAGGCCGCGGCAAGGCCCAAGCCGACTCGCTCAAGCGCGCCCGCGCCCAAGTCTTCGCGCGTCGCCTCCGCCGCGATCACACGGAAGAACGCGTCGCCGCCACTGATCTCCGCAAAGGTGACGTGGTCGTCTGCGAAGCGCGCGACGTCATCCCGGCCGACGGCGAAATCATCGAAGGCATCGCCAGCGTGGACGAATCCGCCATTACCGGCGAGTCCGCACCCGTCGTCCGCGAGAGCGGCGGCGACCGCAGCGCCGTCACCGGCGGCACGCGCGTGTTGAGCGACCGCATCGTCGTGCGCGTGACCGTCGAGCCGGGCGCAGGTTTCCTGGACCGCATGATCGGCCTCGTCGAAGGCGCCTCGCGTCAACGCACACCGAACGAAATCGCCCTCGGCATCCTGCTGGTCGCGCTCACGGCCGTCTTCCTCGGCGTCGTGGCGACGCTGCCGTTTTTCGCCCGCTTCAGCGAGTCGCTCGCCGGCCAACCCGGCGCGGTGGACACTTCGCTGCCCGTGCTCGTGTCGCTCTTCGTCTGCCTGATTCCCACGACCATCGGCGGCCTGCTCAGCGCCATCGGTATCAGCGGCATCGACCGCCTCATCCGCCGTAACGTCATCGCCACCTCCGGCCGCGCCGTCGAGGCCGCCGGCGACATCGACGTCCTCCTCCTCGACAAGACCGGCACTATCACGCTCGGCAACCGTCAGGCCGTCGAGTTTCTCCCCGCACCCGGCGTCACTGCCGAGCGACTCGCCTCCGCCGCGCAACTCGCCTCGCTCGCCGACGAGACGCCCGAGGGCCGCAGCATCGCCGTGCTCGCAAAGGAAAAATTCAACCTGCGCGAACGCGAGGTCGCCGCGCCGCACGCGACATTCGTGCCCTTCGCCGCGCAGACGCGCATGAGCGGCGTCGATCTCGCCGGCCGTTCCATCCGCAAGGGCGCCGCCGACAGCGTGCGCGCGTGGGCCGCCGCGCAAGGCGGCGCGTGGCCCGCCGAGGTCGCCGCCACGGTCGAGCGCATCGCCAAGGCCGGCGGCACACCGCTCGTCGTCGCCGAGGGCGCGACCGCGCTCGGTGTCGTTTACCTCAAGGACGTCGTCAAGGGCGGCATCAAGGAGCGCTTCGCCGAACTCCGCCGCATGGGCATCCGCACCGTGATGATCACCGGCGACAATCCGCTCACCGCCGCCGCCATCGCCGCCGAGGCCGGCGTGGACGACTTCCTCGCGCAAGCCACGCCCGAGATGAAACTCGCGCGCATCCGCGCCGAGCAATCCGCCGGCCGTCTCGTCGCGATGACCGGCGACGGCACCAACGACGCGCCCGCGCTCGCCCAAGCCGATGTCGGCGTCGCCATGAACACCGGCACGCAAGCCGCACGCGAAGCCGGCAACATGGTGGACCTCGACTCGAACCCGACGAAGCTCATCGAGATCGTCGAGATCGGCAAACAGCTGCTCATGACGCGCGGCGCGCTCACGACGTTCTCGGTCGCCAACGACGTCGCGAAATACTTCGCCATCATCCCCGCGATGTTCGCCGGCCTTTACGCCGTCGCCGGCGGCGCCGGCCCGCTCGCCGCGCTGAACCTCATGGCACTGCACTCGCCGCAGAGCGCGATTCTCAGCGCCGTGATCTTCAACGCGCTCATCATCGTCGCGCTCGTGCCGCTCGCCTTGCGCGGCGTCGCCTACCGCGCGTTGCCCGCCGCCGACCTGCTGCGCCGCAACCTCGTCGTTTACGGCCTCGGCGGCCTCGTCGCGCCGTTCGCCGGCATCAAGCTCATCGACCTGCTCCTCGTCGCCACGCATCTCGCGTAA
- a CDS encoding SIMPL domain-containing protein, with amino-acid sequence MNPRPHLFGVLAGLFLAAGLAGSAAIVASTLTRLNDSNSINVTGAARRNVRSDLVIWNASFSADAPTLLEAQQRLQADLAKVTEFLRQHNIPEIAAEPVVIRELTTKRKVEGEDDNYAVVRVGYRLTQAFEVRSGDVEGVPKLAANCGPLIEQGVALASSGFAFIYTKAGEAKVEMMAEATKDARARAELIAAQGGRRVDGLRSAKVGVVQINPLHSSATSWEGNNDTTALDKTIIATISASFAMQ; translated from the coding sequence ATGAACCCTCGTCCCCACCTGTTCGGCGTCCTCGCCGGACTGTTTCTCGCCGCCGGCCTCGCCGGCTCGGCCGCCATCGTCGCTTCGACGCTCACGCGGTTGAACGACAGCAACTCCATCAACGTCACCGGCGCCGCCCGCCGCAACGTCCGCTCCGATCTCGTAATCTGGAACGCCAGCTTCAGCGCCGACGCGCCCACGCTGCTCGAGGCGCAACAACGCCTGCAAGCCGACCTCGCGAAGGTCACCGAGTTTCTCCGCCAGCACAACATCCCGGAGATCGCCGCCGAGCCCGTCGTCATCCGCGAGCTCACCACGAAGCGAAAAGTCGAGGGCGAGGACGACAACTACGCCGTCGTGCGCGTCGGCTATCGGCTCACTCAGGCCTTCGAGGTGCGGTCGGGCGACGTGGAGGGCGTGCCGAAGCTGGCGGCGAACTGCGGGCCGTTGATCGAGCAAGGAGTCGCGCTCGCGTCGAGCGGCTTCGCCTTCATCTACACGAAGGCCGGCGAGGCGAAGGTCGAGATGATGGCCGAGGCGACGAAGGACGCGCGCGCCCGCGCGGAGTTGATTGCCGCGCAGGGCGGGCGACGCGTCGACGGCCTGCGCAGCGCGAAGGTGGGCGTCGTGCAAATCAACCCGCTGCACTCGAGCGCCACGAGCTGGGAGGGCAACAACGACACGACGGCGCTCGACAAAACGATCATCGCCACGATCAGCGCGTCGTTCGCGATGCAGTGA